One window from the genome of Variovorax sp. PAMC26660 encodes:
- the psrA gene encoding iron-containing alcohol dehydrogenase PsrA has protein sequence MPHAFHNPVSVHCGRGSLEQLPSILAGRRVVVVTFPEARALGLVARLEALLGDALVTVIDDVRPNPDVAHLAGLYNSFWQSDTSGDASCDAIVAVGGGSAIDTAKALMVGTGSGQFDELIGLLATGKPFVPASVKSLIAVPTTAGTGSEVTPWATIWDTANQKKYSLHLEATWPEAAIVDPELMLSVPAGITVSTGLDALSHALESVWNVNANPISDTFAVSAVQDIFECLPALLADLGNIALRERMSLAALKAGMAFSNTKTALAHSISYEMTLRHGLAHGIACSFTLPLVLEKAWAKSPDRDRTLQQLFGPDLSAATRRLRDFLQSLGVKTEFADYGVADGEAAAMIARAMEGARGKNFIGAVPA, from the coding sequence ATGCCCCATGCTTTTCACAACCCTGTTTCCGTCCATTGCGGTCGAGGAAGCCTCGAGCAGTTGCCCTCGATCCTTGCCGGCCGCCGTGTCGTCGTCGTCACCTTTCCCGAAGCGCGCGCGCTGGGCCTTGTTGCCCGCCTCGAAGCACTTCTGGGGGACGCCCTGGTCACGGTGATCGACGACGTGCGGCCCAACCCCGATGTGGCGCACTTGGCCGGGCTCTACAACAGCTTCTGGCAATCCGACACCAGTGGCGATGCAAGTTGCGACGCCATCGTTGCGGTGGGCGGCGGCAGCGCCATCGACACAGCTAAGGCCTTGATGGTCGGCACTGGCAGCGGACAGTTCGATGAACTCATCGGCCTGCTCGCCACGGGAAAACCCTTTGTGCCCGCCAGCGTCAAATCGCTGATCGCGGTGCCGACCACTGCGGGCACAGGCAGCGAAGTGACGCCCTGGGCCACGATCTGGGACACCGCGAACCAGAAGAAGTACTCGCTGCATCTGGAGGCCACGTGGCCCGAAGCGGCCATCGTGGACCCTGAGCTGATGCTTTCGGTGCCAGCGGGAATCACGGTGTCCACCGGGCTCGATGCGCTCTCCCATGCGCTGGAGTCGGTGTGGAACGTGAACGCAAATCCCATCTCCGACACCTTCGCGGTGTCTGCGGTGCAAGACATCTTCGAGTGCCTGCCAGCCCTTCTGGCCGACCTCGGAAACATCGCGCTGCGCGAGCGCATGTCGCTCGCCGCGCTCAAGGCGGGCATGGCGTTCTCCAACACGAAGACCGCGCTGGCCCATTCGATCTCGTACGAGATGACGCTGCGCCACGGGCTGGCGCACGGCATCGCGTGCTCCTTCACCTTGCCGCTCGTGCTTGAAAAAGCCTGGGCCAAGTCGCCCGACCGCGACCGCACGCTGCAGCAGTTGTTCGGCCCGGACCTGTCCGCCGCGACGCGGCGCCTGCGCGACTTTCTGCAGAGCCTCGGCGTGAAGACCGAGTTTGCCGACTACGGCGTGGCTGACGGCGAGGCCGCGGCGATGATCGCGCGCGCCATGGAAGGCGCGCGTGGCAAGAACTTCATCGGGGCGGTGCCCGCCTAG
- a CDS encoding MFS transporter, with translation MPPLLRSDIPARLDRLPWSRWHWRVVIALGVAWILDGLEVTLVGSIGAVLERPDTLGLSAGEIGASGSVYIAGAVIGALIFGRLTDRLGRKKLFLITLVVYTVGTLATAFSPNFAFFALCRFVTGLGIGGEYAAINSAIDELIPARVRGRVNLAINGSFWIGAALGAGLSLVLLDARVIGPVWGWRAGFALGAVLAVAILLVRRDVPESPRWLIAHGRADEARRVVERIEAEVEAQHGPLPAPQGHVTYTAAGSSSPSMREVARVLLRHYRQRSVVAGALMISQAFFYNAIFFTYALVLTRFYDVPAGSVALYIFPFALGNVLGPLLLGPLFDSVGRRKMIALTYVLAGVGLALTGWAFMAGWLDARSQALCWSAVFFLASAAASSAYLTVSEVFPLEMRAMAIAIFYAIGMGAGGFAAPMLFGLLIETGSRGAVTVGYGIGAALVIGAGLLALRHAADAERKPLEEVAPPLSSGR, from the coding sequence GTGCCCCCTCTTTTGCGCAGCGACATCCCCGCCCGCCTCGACCGCCTGCCGTGGTCGCGCTGGCATTGGCGCGTGGTGATCGCGCTGGGCGTGGCCTGGATCCTCGACGGGCTCGAAGTCACGCTGGTGGGCTCCATCGGCGCGGTGCTGGAGCGGCCCGATACGCTCGGGCTTTCGGCCGGCGAGATCGGCGCATCGGGCTCTGTCTACATCGCGGGCGCCGTCATCGGCGCATTGATCTTCGGGCGGCTCACCGATCGGCTCGGGCGCAAGAAGCTCTTTCTGATCACGCTGGTGGTCTACACGGTGGGCACGCTGGCCACTGCCTTCTCGCCCAACTTCGCCTTCTTTGCGCTCTGCCGTTTCGTCACGGGGCTGGGCATCGGCGGCGAGTACGCGGCCATCAACTCCGCCATCGACGAACTCATTCCGGCGCGGGTGCGCGGGCGCGTGAACCTGGCAATCAACGGCAGCTTCTGGATTGGCGCGGCACTTGGTGCGGGGCTCAGCCTCGTGCTGCTCGACGCGCGGGTGATCGGCCCGGTGTGGGGCTGGCGTGCGGGCTTCGCGCTGGGCGCGGTGCTGGCAGTGGCCATCCTGCTGGTGCGGCGCGACGTGCCCGAAAGCCCGCGCTGGCTGATCGCGCATGGGCGGGCCGACGAAGCACGGCGCGTTGTCGAACGCATCGAGGCCGAAGTCGAGGCACAACACGGCCCGCTGCCGGCGCCGCAAGGCCACGTGACCTACACGGCCGCGGGCAGCAGCAGCCCGTCGATGCGCGAGGTGGCGCGCGTGCTGCTCAGGCACTACCGCCAGCGCAGCGTGGTGGCCGGCGCGCTGATGATCTCGCAGGCCTTCTTCTACAACGCGATCTTCTTCACCTACGCGCTGGTGCTCACGCGCTTCTACGACGTGCCCGCAGGCAGCGTGGCGCTCTACATCTTTCCGTTCGCGCTCGGCAATGTGCTGGGGCCGTTGCTGCTGGGCCCGCTGTTCGACAGCGTGGGCCGGCGCAAGATGATCGCGCTGACCTATGTGCTGGCCGGCGTGGGGTTGGCGCTCACGGGCTGGGCCTTCATGGCGGGCTGGCTCGATGCGCGCAGCCAGGCGCTGTGCTGGTCGGCGGTGTTCTTCCTGGCATCGGCGGCGGCAAGCTCGGCCTACCTCACGGTGAGCGAGGTGTTCCCATTGGAGATGCGGGCCATGGCCATCGCGATCTTCTATGCGATCGGCATGGGCGCGGGCGGCTTCGCGGCACCGATGCTGTTCGGCCTGCTGATCGAGACCGGCAGCCGCGGCGCGGTGACGGTGGGCTACGGCATCGGCGCCGCGCTGGTCATCGGCGCGGGGCTGCTGGCCTTGCGCCATGCGGCCGATGCGGAGCGCAAGCCGCTGGAAGAAGTGGCGCCGCCGCTGTCATCGGGGCGCTGA
- a CDS encoding MFS transporter, whose protein sequence is MQAANQTLPAGTYVPPLENSFRKAQWRMLLAAMFCYFFFYTGRQTFGFAIPGIQKEFGLSKEVLGWASSCLLWCYAVGQAINGNLADKFGGRRVMTAGAILSCAANWVVSFAIGFKSLAIPWGVNGYFQALGWAPGSRLLSNWWGAQERGKVFGCYTFAAGCASVLSFITSILVVNVFHLDWRWIFRLPVLLMLVGGITFYLIARERPEDLGFKSPETGVANAEDAKAVHAGHEAEESSWARYKAVLSNPRLMIAALSIGFQNAARYGLIVWVPVHFLGKDWAKAADGMIDPAWISVALPVGMAFGALTNGWISDKVFGSKRYKAIVLYMLLGAVASIGMYLLPTSILGLGLLFLAGFFVYGPASSFWALCPDLVGAKRAGTATGVMNFFSYLLAGLGEPLIGRMLDHSGNTSLVFPIVAASCLISACIAAFIRR, encoded by the coding sequence ATGCAAGCAGCCAACCAGACCCTGCCGGCGGGCACCTACGTTCCGCCTCTCGAGAATTCGTTCAGGAAGGCCCAGTGGCGGATGCTGCTGGCCGCCATGTTCTGCTACTTCTTCTTCTACACGGGGCGGCAGACATTCGGCTTTGCCATTCCGGGCATCCAGAAGGAATTCGGGCTCTCGAAGGAAGTCCTCGGCTGGGCCTCGAGCTGCCTTCTGTGGTGCTACGCCGTGGGCCAGGCCATCAACGGAAATCTGGCCGACAAGTTCGGCGGACGGCGCGTCATGACGGCCGGGGCCATTCTTTCGTGCGCCGCCAACTGGGTCGTCAGCTTCGCGATCGGGTTCAAGAGCCTGGCCATCCCCTGGGGCGTGAACGGGTACTTCCAGGCCCTGGGGTGGGCGCCTGGCAGCCGGTTGCTGTCGAACTGGTGGGGTGCGCAGGAGCGCGGCAAGGTGTTCGGCTGCTACACCTTCGCGGCAGGCTGCGCGTCGGTGCTGTCCTTCATCACCTCCATCCTGGTCGTGAACGTGTTCCACCTCGACTGGCGCTGGATCTTCCGGCTTCCCGTGCTGCTGATGCTGGTGGGTGGCATCACCTTCTATCTGATCGCCCGTGAACGCCCGGAGGACCTTGGCTTCAAGTCGCCAGAAACCGGTGTCGCCAATGCGGAGGATGCGAAGGCAGTCCATGCCGGGCACGAAGCCGAGGAAAGCTCGTGGGCGCGCTACAAGGCCGTGCTCAGCAATCCCCGGCTGATGATTGCCGCGCTCTCGATCGGCTTCCAGAACGCGGCGCGCTATGGGTTGATCGTGTGGGTGCCGGTGCACTTTCTCGGCAAGGACTGGGCCAAGGCTGCCGACGGCATGATCGACCCGGCCTGGATTTCGGTCGCACTGCCGGTCGGCATGGCCTTCGGCGCGCTCACCAACGGCTGGATCTCCGACAAGGTCTTCGGATCGAAGCGCTACAAGGCCATCGTGCTGTACATGCTGCTCGGTGCCGTCGCCTCGATCGGCATGTACCTGCTGCCCACGAGCATCCTCGGCCTGGGCCTGCTCTTCCTTGCAGGCTTCTTCGTCTACGGACCGGCCTCGTCGTTCTGGGCCCTGTGCCCCGATCTGGTCGGCGCGAAACGCGCGGGTACGGCCACCGGCGTCATGAACTTCTTTTCCTACCTGCTCGCCGGGCTTGGCGAGCCGCTGATCGGCCGGATGCTGGACCACTCGGGCAACACCTCGCTGGTGTTCCCCATCGTCGCGGCCAGTTGCCTGATCAGTGCGTGCATCGCGGCGTTCATCCGTCGCTGA
- a CDS encoding aspartate aminotransferase family protein → MTLATPAIEPTSTARTDAAWLDAHWMPYTANRSFKADPRIIVEAKGAYFTDSDGRKIFDGLSGLWCSGLGHGRPEITEAVSRQIAKLDYSPAFQFGHPLSFELANKIKELTPAGLDYVFFTGSGSEAADTSLKMARAYWRTKGLASKTRLIGREKGYHGVNFGGISVGGIAANRKLFGQGVEADHLPHTQLASNAFTRGMSDNGADLADRLLDLIALHDASNIAAVIVEPFAGSAGVVIPPKGYLKRLRDICTANNILLIFDEVITGFGRCGALTGADAFGVTPDIMNIAKQVTNGAQPLGAVVANKDIYDTFMAAGGPDYMLEFPHGYTYGAHPVACAAGIAALDVLQKEDMIGRVQTLAPHFENAVHSLKGSKHVTDIRNFGLAAGLTIAALPGEPARRPYEIAMNCWKKGFYVRYGGDTIQLAPPFISEKAEIDRMVNALADALAETN, encoded by the coding sequence ATGACCCTCGCAACGCCCGCCATCGAACCGACCTCCACCGCGCGCACCGACGCCGCCTGGCTCGACGCGCACTGGATGCCCTACACGGCCAACCGCAGCTTCAAGGCCGATCCGCGGATCATCGTGGAGGCCAAGGGCGCCTACTTCACCGACAGCGACGGCCGCAAGATCTTCGACGGCCTCTCGGGCCTTTGGTGCTCGGGCCTGGGCCATGGCCGCCCCGAAATCACCGAAGCCGTGAGTCGCCAGATCGCCAAGCTCGACTACTCGCCCGCCTTCCAGTTCGGCCACCCGCTCTCCTTCGAGCTGGCCAACAAGATCAAGGAACTGACGCCCGCAGGCCTGGACTACGTGTTCTTCACCGGCTCGGGCTCCGAAGCCGCCGACACCTCGCTGAAGATGGCGCGTGCCTACTGGCGCACCAAGGGCCTGGCCAGCAAGACGCGCCTGATCGGCCGCGAGAAGGGCTACCACGGCGTCAACTTCGGCGGCATCTCGGTGGGCGGCATCGCGGCCAACCGCAAGCTGTTCGGCCAGGGCGTCGAAGCCGACCACCTGCCGCACACCCAACTTGCATCGAACGCCTTCACGCGCGGCATGTCCGACAACGGTGCCGATCTGGCCGACCGCCTGCTCGACCTGATCGCGCTGCACGACGCATCGAACATCGCGGCCGTGATCGTCGAGCCCTTCGCCGGTTCGGCCGGCGTGGTGATTCCGCCCAAGGGCTACCTCAAGCGCCTGCGCGACATCTGCACCGCCAACAACATCCTGCTGATCTTTGATGAAGTGATCACCGGTTTCGGCCGCTGCGGCGCGCTCACGGGTGCGGATGCCTTCGGCGTGACGCCCGACATCATGAACATCGCCAAGCAGGTCACCAACGGCGCGCAGCCGCTGGGCGCCGTGGTCGCCAACAAGGACATCTACGACACCTTCATGGCAGCGGGCGGCCCTGACTACATGCTCGAGTTCCCGCACGGCTACACCTACGGCGCGCACCCGGTGGCCTGCGCCGCCGGCATCGCCGCGCTCGACGTGCTGCAAAAGGAAGACATGATCGGCCGCGTGCAGACGCTGGCCCCGCACTTCGAGAACGCGGTGCACAGCCTCAAGGGCAGCAAGCACGTGACCGACATCCGCAACTTCGGCCTCGCCGCTGGCCTGACGATCGCCGCGCTGCCGGGCGAGCCCGCACGCCGCCCCTACGAGATCGCAATGAACTGCTGGAAGAAGGGCTTCTACGTGCGCTACGGCGGCGACACCATCCAGCTCGCACCGCCCTTCATTTCCGAGAAGGCCGAGATCGACCGCATGGTCAACGCGCTGGCCGACGCCCTCGCCGAAACCAACTGA
- a CDS encoding LysR substrate-binding domain-containing protein: protein MFHQYYKWIRCFHAVAKTGGFTSAAQYLHIGQPTVTDQVKALEERFNVELFLRGGRTVRLTATGERLYGITQGLFGQEEEAIQFLQNAHKLEAGLVRVGAVSPPIALELARNFKRAHASLELTISIGSEESTLHGLQDFDIDVGIVAEPPPIEGLHTVPFRNERIIAVVPADHPWTRRASITTQDIEGEMVILREPGSKTRQRVERACQQKNVRVNCVMEINSREAILHAVASGMGIGFVTQVEFIPLPGLAAVMVDDEELSISYSLCCLSVRQDRPLISALFAVSLAPA from the coding sequence ATGTTTCACCAGTACTACAAGTGGATCCGCTGCTTTCACGCTGTCGCCAAGACCGGCGGCTTTACGTCGGCCGCGCAATACCTGCACATCGGTCAGCCCACGGTAACCGATCAGGTCAAGGCACTGGAAGAGCGCTTCAACGTGGAGCTGTTCCTTCGCGGCGGGCGCACCGTGCGACTGACCGCAACGGGCGAGCGGCTCTATGGCATCACCCAGGGCCTCTTCGGCCAGGAGGAAGAAGCCATCCAGTTCCTGCAGAACGCGCACAAGCTCGAAGCCGGACTGGTTCGCGTCGGTGCGGTGTCTCCGCCGATTGCCCTGGAGCTGGCGCGCAACTTCAAACGCGCGCATGCATCGCTGGAGCTGACGATCTCCATCGGATCGGAGGAATCGACCCTGCACGGGCTGCAGGACTTCGACATCGATGTCGGCATCGTGGCCGAACCACCGCCCATCGAGGGCTTGCATACCGTTCCCTTTCGCAACGAGCGGATCATTGCGGTGGTTCCGGCGGATCATCCGTGGACGCGGCGTGCATCGATCACCACGCAGGATATCGAAGGCGAAATGGTGATCCTTCGGGAGCCCGGCTCGAAGACCCGCCAGCGCGTCGAGCGCGCGTGCCAGCAGAAGAACGTGCGCGTGAACTGCGTCATGGAAATCAACAGCCGCGAGGCCATCCTGCACGCGGTGGCCAGCGGAATGGGCATCGGCTTCGTCACGCAGGTGGAGTTCATTCCCTTGCCGGGACTCGCCGCAGTCATGGTCGATGACGAGGAACTGTCGATCAGCTACTCGCTGTGCTGCCTGTCGGTGCGCCAGGACAGGCCGCTGATCAGCGCGTTGTTCGCGGTGTCGCTCGCACCGGCGTAG
- the phnY gene encoding phosphonoacetaldehyde dehydrogenase yields MSQATLKPGTIHREALRIAGERVHRDRVIEVTYPYTGEVIATVPKATLDDVRNALRIARDYKSTLTRYERYKILMRAGEIIASRLDEISRTITLESGLSRKDSLYEVGRASDVLLFAANQALVDDGQVFSCDLTHHGKSRKVYTLREPLLGAITAITPFNHPLNQVIHKVAPAIATNNRIVLKPSEKTPLTAFLLADILYEAGLPPQMLSVLTGDPAEIADELLTNADVDLVTFTGGVPIGKYISGKAVYKRQILELGGNDPIIVMEDADVEEAATLAANGSYKNSGQRCTAVKRMLVHESVADQFVELLVAKTKALKYGDPMDPDTDMGTVIDEAAARQFEAVVNEAIAAGAKLLYGNERRGALYSPTVLDHVDPEMTVAKHETFGPVSPVIRFKTIEEAIRISNGTAYGLSSAVCTNRLDYITRFIRELNVGSVNVREVPGYRLELTPFGGIKDSGLGYKEGVLEAMKSFTNCKTYSLPW; encoded by the coding sequence ATGAGCCAAGCCACCCTGAAGCCAGGCACCATCCACCGCGAAGCCCTGCGCATCGCCGGTGAGCGCGTCCACCGCGACCGCGTGATCGAGGTGACCTACCCCTACACCGGCGAAGTCATCGCCACCGTGCCCAAGGCCACGCTGGACGACGTGCGCAATGCGCTTCGCATCGCCCGCGACTACAAGTCCACGCTCACCCGCTACGAGCGCTACAAGATCCTCATGCGCGCAGGCGAGATCATCGCTTCGCGCCTGGACGAGATCTCGCGCACCATCACGCTCGAGTCGGGCCTCTCGCGCAAGGACTCGCTGTACGAGGTGGGCCGTGCCTCCGACGTGCTGCTGTTCGCCGCCAACCAGGCACTGGTGGACGACGGCCAGGTGTTCTCCTGCGACCTCACGCACCACGGCAAGAGCCGCAAGGTCTACACGCTGCGCGAACCCCTGCTGGGCGCCATCACCGCCATCACCCCGTTCAACCATCCGCTGAACCAGGTGATCCACAAGGTGGCGCCGGCCATTGCGACCAACAACCGCATCGTGCTCAAGCCCAGCGAGAAGACGCCGCTCACGGCCTTCCTGCTGGCCGACATCCTGTATGAAGCGGGCCTGCCGCCGCAGATGCTGTCGGTGCTCACGGGTGACCCGGCCGAGATTGCCGACGAACTGCTCACCAACGCCGACGTCGACCTGGTCACCTTCACCGGTGGCGTGCCGATCGGCAAGTACATCTCGGGCAAGGCGGTCTACAAGCGCCAGATCCTGGAGCTGGGGGGCAACGATCCGATCATCGTGATGGAAGACGCGGATGTGGAAGAGGCGGCCACGCTGGCGGCCAACGGTTCGTACAAGAACTCGGGCCAGCGCTGCACGGCGGTCAAGCGCATGCTGGTGCACGAATCCGTGGCGGATCAGTTCGTCGAGCTGCTGGTGGCCAAGACCAAGGCGCTGAAGTACGGCGACCCGATGGACCCGGACACCGACATGGGCACGGTGATCGACGAGGCTGCCGCCAGGCAGTTCGAGGCGGTGGTCAACGAGGCCATCGCGGCCGGTGCCAAGCTCTTGTACGGCAACGAGCGCAGGGGCGCGCTGTATTCGCCCACAGTGCTCGACCACGTGGACCCCGAGATGACAGTGGCCAAGCACGAGACCTTCGGGCCGGTCTCGCCGGTGATCCGCTTCAAGACCATCGAAGAAGCGATCCGCATCTCCAACGGCACGGCCTATGGCCTGTCCTCGGCGGTGTGCACCAACCGGCTGGACTACATCACGCGCTTCATCCGCGAGCTGAACGTGGGCAGCGTCAATGTGCGCGAGGTGCCGGGCTACCGGCTGGAGCTGACGCCCTTCGGCGGCATCAAGGACTCGGGCCTGGGCTACAAGGAAGGCGTGCTCGAAGCCATGAAGAGCTTTACCAACTGCAAGACCTATTCGTTGCCCTGGTAG
- the phnA gene encoding phosphonoacetate hydrolase: MARPVVVVCVDGSEPAYLDAAIAAGVAPYFDRMRKSGANLLADCVVPSFTNPNNLSIVTGVPPAVHGICGNYFFDRELGQEVMMNDPKYLRAGTVLAAFADAGAKVAVVTAKDKLRKLLGHRMKGICFSSEKSDQVTMEENGIDNVLDMVGMPVPSVYSAELSEFVFAAGVKLMESRRPDLMYLSTTDYVQHKAAPGSPAANAFYAMMDRYLAQLDALGATIVVTADHGMNDKHASDGSPNVIYLQDVLDEWYGAGVARVILPITDPYVVHHGALGSFATVYAPDEARVPGWIDRIQRVPGMELVLSRKDAAARFELPPDRIGDIVVVSEQSTVIGTSASRHDLSALEVPLRSHGGVSEQRVPLICNRPVTGIAAGRRLRNFDALDIALNHAQ, from the coding sequence ATGGCCCGCCCCGTGGTCGTTGTCTGCGTGGACGGCAGCGAGCCGGCGTACCTGGATGCGGCCATCGCAGCCGGTGTCGCCCCGTACTTCGACCGCATGCGCAAGTCAGGCGCCAACCTGCTGGCCGACTGCGTGGTGCCCTCGTTCACCAACCCGAACAACCTGTCCATCGTCACCGGCGTGCCACCGGCCGTGCACGGCATCTGCGGCAACTACTTCTTCGACCGCGAACTGGGCCAGGAAGTCATGATGAACGACCCCAAGTACCTGCGCGCAGGCACCGTCCTGGCGGCATTCGCCGATGCCGGCGCCAAGGTGGCCGTGGTCACCGCCAAGGACAAGCTGCGCAAGCTGCTGGGCCACCGCATGAAGGGCATCTGCTTCTCGTCGGAGAAGTCCGACCAGGTCACCATGGAAGAGAACGGCATCGACAACGTGCTCGACATGGTCGGCATGCCCGTGCCCTCGGTCTACAGCGCGGAACTCTCGGAGTTCGTCTTCGCCGCCGGCGTCAAGCTGATGGAGTCGCGCCGCCCCGACCTCATGTACCTGTCGACCACCGACTACGTGCAGCACAAGGCCGCCCCCGGCAGCCCGGCCGCCAATGCCTTCTACGCCATGATGGACCGCTACCTTGCGCAGCTCGATGCCTTGGGCGCCACCATCGTCGTCACCGCCGACCACGGCATGAACGACAAGCACGCGAGCGACGGCTCGCCCAACGTCATCTACCTGCAGGACGTGCTCGACGAGTGGTACGGCGCCGGTGTCGCCCGCGTGATCCTGCCGATCACCGACCCGTATGTGGTGCACCACGGCGCACTCGGCTCCTTCGCCACCGTGTACGCCCCCGACGAAGCCCGCGTGCCCGGCTGGATCGACCGCATCCAGCGCGTGCCCGGCATGGAACTCGTGCTCTCGCGCAAGGACGCCGCCGCGCGCTTCGAGCTGCCGCCCGACCGCATCGGCGACATCGTGGTCGTGAGCGAGCAGAGCACCGTCATCGGCACCTCGGCCAGCCGCCACGACCTGTCGGCGCTCGAAGTGCCGCTGCGCTCGCACGGCGGTGTCTCCGAGCAGCGCGTGCCGCTGATCTGCAACCGCCCGGTCACCGGCATTGCTGCCGGCCGGCGCCTGCGCAACTTCGATGCGCTGGACATCGCGCTGAACCACGCCCAATAA
- a CDS encoding CoA-acylating methylmalonate-semialdehyde dehydrogenase encodes MQHDKNVTATIGHFIDGKHVGGGTRVQPVFDPATGFSDKSVALADKLTVEQAIASAQAAFPAWRNTPPLKRARVMSKLKTLLEANADRIAALITAEHGKVLSDAHGELQRGIENVEYASYAPELLKGEHSKNVGPAIDSWSEFQAMGVTAGITPFNFPVMVPLWMWPMAVACGNTFVLKPSERTPSSTLLVAELALEAGLPPGVLNVVNGDKEAVDTLLTDPRVKAVSFVGSTAIAEYIYTTGCAHGKRVQALGGAKNFAVVMPDADIGNAVSALMGAAYGSCGERCMAIPLVVAIGDDTGDAVVAGLKAEIAKMKVGPGNDNGNDMGPLVTKPHFEKVKAFVDAGVAAGAKLVVDGRGVKVEGHDGGYYLGPCLFDGVKPGMTIYQEEIFGPVLGVVRVKTLEEAMAMIDAHEYGNGTCLFTRDGEAARWFSDNIQVGMVGINVPLPVPVAYHSFGGWKRSLFGDLHAYGPDAVRFYTKRKTITQRWPSAGVREGAVFAFPSNR; translated from the coding sequence ATGCAACACGACAAGAACGTCACGGCCACCATCGGCCACTTCATCGACGGCAAGCACGTCGGCGGCGGCACCCGCGTGCAGCCGGTGTTCGATCCGGCCACGGGCTTCTCGGACAAGAGCGTCGCGCTGGCCGACAAGCTCACGGTCGAGCAGGCCATCGCGTCGGCGCAGGCCGCCTTTCCGGCCTGGCGCAACACGCCGCCGCTCAAGCGCGCCCGCGTGATGAGCAAGCTCAAGACGCTGCTCGAGGCCAATGCCGACCGCATCGCTGCGCTCATCACGGCAGAGCACGGCAAGGTGTTGTCAGACGCGCACGGCGAGTTGCAGCGCGGCATCGAGAACGTCGAGTACGCGAGCTACGCACCCGAGCTGCTCAAGGGTGAGCACAGCAAGAACGTCGGCCCGGCCATCGACTCGTGGAGCGAGTTCCAGGCCATGGGCGTCACGGCCGGCATCACGCCGTTCAACTTCCCGGTGATGGTGCCGCTGTGGATGTGGCCGATGGCCGTGGCCTGCGGCAACACCTTCGTGCTGAAGCCCTCGGAGCGCACGCCCTCCTCCACCTTGCTGGTGGCCGAGCTGGCGCTCGAAGCCGGCCTGCCGCCGGGCGTGCTGAACGTGGTCAACGGCGACAAGGAGGCCGTCGACACGCTCCTGACCGATCCGCGCGTGAAGGCCGTGAGCTTCGTCGGCTCCACCGCGATTGCCGAATACATCTACACCACCGGCTGCGCGCACGGCAAGCGTGTGCAGGCGCTGGGCGGCGCGAAAAACTTCGCGGTGGTCATGCCCGACGCCGACATCGGCAACGCCGTGAGTGCGCTGATGGGCGCGGCCTACGGCTCGTGCGGCGAGCGCTGCATGGCGATCCCGCTGGTCGTGGCCATCGGCGACGACACGGGTGACGCAGTGGTCGCGGGCCTGAAGGCCGAGATCGCGAAGATGAAGGTAGGCCCCGGCAACGACAACGGCAACGACATGGGCCCGCTGGTCACCAAGCCGCACTTCGAGAAGGTCAAGGCTTTTGTCGATGCGGGCGTGGCGGCCGGCGCGAAGCTCGTGGTCGACGGCCGCGGCGTCAAGGTCGAAGGCCATGACGGCGGCTACTACCTCGGCCCTTGCCTGTTCGACGGCGTGAAGCCCGGCATGACGATCTACCAGGAAGAAATCTTCGGCCCGGTGCTCGGCGTGGTGCGCGTGAAGACGCTCGAAGAAGCCATGGCCATGATCGACGCGCACGAGTACGGCAACGGCACCTGCCTCTTCACGCGCGACGGTGAGGCTGCGCGCTGGTTCAGCGACAACATCCAGGTCGGCATGGTCGGCATCAACGTGCCGCTGCCGGTGCCCGTGGCGTACCACTCCTTCGGCGGCTGGAAGCGCTCGCTGTTCGGCGACCTGCACGCCTACGGCCCGGACGCCGTGCGCTTCTACACCAAGCGCAAGACCATCACGCAGCGCTGGCCCTCGGCCGGTGTGCGCGAAGGCGCGGTGTTCGCATTTCCGTCGAACCGCTGA